The genomic window CCTCAACCCCCGCATTTGGAGTGCGGTGCTCTAACCAGTTCGAGCTACAGACCTGCGTGCAGAGGTTATTCTACCCTATTTGCCTTCTTTATGCAAGGTGTGCTTTCCACAAAACTTGCAATATTTTTTCTTCTCAAGCTTTTTTGTAGCCTTTTTTTTGTTGACGAGCGTCACATAGTTGCGGCGCTTGCATTCCGTGCACAGAAGACCGATGATGTCAGCCATATTACTTCACTCCAGACAAAAATTTGATTTAAAAAGGGCGGCAGATATGCGCCGCCCTTATAACGCTATGCGATGATTTCAGTTACGACGCCGGCGCCGACTGTGCGGCCGCCTTCGCGGACTGCGAAACGGAGCCCTTCCTGCATCGCTATCGG from Cloacibacillus sp. includes these protein-coding regions:
- the rpmG gene encoding 50S ribosomal protein L33 — translated: MADIIGLLCTECKRRNYVTLVNKKKATKKLEKKKYCKFCGKHTLHKEGK